TTCGAAGTCAAGAAGCCCTCGGAGTCCAAGGGACCGTGGGACTTCTACAAGCTGGTCGGCACCGTGCCGGGCAACCAGGCCTTCACGCCGCTCGACAAGAGCACCTGTGCGCTTCTGAAGAAGTGACGATCACGCCCGCCGGGCCATGCGCGTGGCCGGCGGGCTTCATCTATTTAAGCGAAAGCTCATTCGATGCAGGCTCTCTACGCACAGCTTCTGGTGGGACTGATCAACGGCTCGTTCTACGCGCTGCTCAGTCTGGGGCTCGCCGTCATCTTCGGCATGCTCAACATCATCAATTTCGCGCACGGCGCGCTCTACATGATGGGCGCCTTCGTGGCGTACTTCCTGCTCAATCTGGGCGGCATCAACTACTGGTGGGCGCTGATCATCGCGCCCGTCATCGTCGGCATCTTCGGCATGATCCTCGAACGCACCATGCTGCAATGGCTCGCCGGGCTCGACCATCTCTACGGACTGCTGCTGACGTTCGGCATCGCACTGATCGTGCAGGGCGTGTTCCAGAACTATTTCGGCTCCTCGGGCCTGCCTTACTCGATACCCGACCAGCTCAAGGGCGGCGTCAACCTCGGCTTTATGTTCCTGCCGATCTATCGCGGCTGGGTCGTCATCTTCTCGCTGGTGGTGTGCCTTGCCACCTGGTTCCTGATCGAGAAGACGCAGCTCGGCGCCTACCTGCGCGCCGCCACCGAGAATCCGACGCTGGTGCGCGCCTTCGGCATCAACGTGCCGCGCATGATCACGCTGACCTACGGGCTCGGCGTCGGCCTTGCCGCGCTCGCCGGCGTCTTGTCGGCGCCGATCAACCAGGTCCGTCCGCTGATGGGCGCCGACCTCATCATCGTGGTGTTCGCGGTGGTCGTGATCGGCGGCATGGGCTCGATCATGGGCTCGATCATCACCGGCTTCGCGCTCGGCGTGATCGAGGGACTGACCAAGTTTTTTTATCCCGAAGCCTCCAACACCGTGGTGTTTGTCCTGATGGTGGTGGTGTTGCTGGTGAAGCCAACGGGACTGACGGGACGGGCGGCCTGATATGTCAGCATTGACCGACGATACACTTCCGATGACGCCGCGCGCGATGCGCGACGAGATGATCGTATTCGCCGTGATGGCGGTGCTGCTGGCAATCGTGCCGTTCACCGGGATCTATCCTTTCTTCGTGATGCAGGCGCTGTGCTTTGCGCTGCTCGCCTGCGCCTTCAACCTCCTGATCGGCTATGGCGGCCTGCTGTCGTTCGGCCACGCCATGTTCCTCGGCACCGCCGGCTACGTCTCGGCGCATGCGCTGAAGGTGTGGGGCCTGCCGCCGGAACTCGGCATCGTGGTCGGCACCGCCGCCGCCGCCTTGCTCGGCCTCGTCACCGGCTACATCTCGATCAAGCGGCAGGGCATCTACTTCTCGATGATCACGCTGGCGCTGTCGCAGCTGCTTTACTTCCTCTATCTGCAGGCGCCGTTCACCCATGGCGAGGACGGCATCCAGGGCATCCCGCAGGGCCACCTGCTCGGCATCTTCGACCTCTCGAAGCCGATGGTGCTCTATTATGTCGTGCTGGCCGGATTCCTGGCCGGTTTCCTGCTGATCTACCGGACCATCAACTCGCCGTTCGGCGAAGTGCTGAAGTCGATCCGCGAGAACGAGCCGCGCGCGATCTCGCTCGGCTACAAGACCGACCAGTACAAGCTGCTCGCCTTCATCCTGTCGGGCACGCTGGCGGGCTTTGCCGGCTCGCTGAAAGTGTTCGTGGCGCAGAATGCCTCGCTCACCGACGTGCACTGGTCGATGTCCGGCGAGATCGTGCTGATGACGCTGGTCGGCGGCCTCGGCACCATCTTCGGTCCCGTGGTCGGCGCATTCGTGATCATCGCCATGCAGCAATATCTCGCCGGTTTCGGCCAGTGGGTGACGGTGATCCAGGGCGTGATCTTCGTGGCCTGCGTGCTGCTGTTCCGGCGTGGCCTGGTCGGCGAGCTGGCCCATCTGCTGCGGCGGTCGCTGTAGGACGGGCGGGCGAATTTCGGCCGATATAGCGGTGGACGACCGCCCGTTCGGGCGGTCGTGTCAGGTGTTTTCCCAGCCAGATGCTCTATGACAGTTCTGTGACAGTCGCTAAAAGGGCTGTCCCGGAATGATGGAACTTGAGTCATGCTGCGCTGGTTTCGCGCCTTTCTGCCCAAGGAAGAGCGATTTTTCGACCTGTTCGCCCGCCACGCCCAGACTTCCGTGCAGTGCGCGAAGGCGCTGCAGGACATGCTGCGGGGCGGCGAGGAGACGCCGGTCTTCTGCCAGCGCGTCAACCAGTTCGAGAACGACGCCGACAGCGTGACCCGCGAGGTGCTGACCGCGGTCCGCCGCACCTTCATCACCCCGTTCGACCGCGGCGATATCAAGAACCTGATCACCTCAATGGATGACGCGGTCGACCAGATGCAGGCGACCGCGAAGGCGGTCATGCTGTTCGAGGTGCGCGAGTTCGAGCCGCCGATGCGAGAGATCGGCACCCTTATCGTGGAATGCGCCAATCTGGTCGTCCGCGCGCTGCCGCTGCTGCAGTCGATCGGCCACAACGTCTCGATGCTGACCCAGATCACCGAGGAGCTGACCAAGCTCGAGGGCCGGGTCGACGATCTTCATGACATCGGGCTCAAGGAACTGTTTCTGAAGCACCGCGACGCCAACACGATGGACTTCATCGTCGGCGCGGAGATCTACGATCACCTCGAGAAGGTGGCCGACCGGTTCGACGACGTCGCCAACGAGATCAACTCCATCGTCATTGAGCAAGTGTAAGGCGGGCCATCACGTGGACGCCACGCTGGGTCTTCCGGTCCTGACCATCCTGATCGCGGTCGCGCTGCTGTTCGACTTCCTGAACGGCCTGCACGATGCTGCGAACTCGATCGCGACCATCGTCTCGACCAGGGTGCTGCGGCCGCAATATGCGGTGTTCTGGGCGGCTTTTTTCAATTTCGTCGCCTTCGCGGTGTTCGGCCTGCACGTCGCCAATACGATCGGCACCGGGATCATCGACCCGTCGGTGGTGGACGCGACCGTGATCTTCGCGGCGCTGGTCGGCGCCATCGTCTGGAACGTGATCACCTGGGGCTTGGGGATTCCGTCATCGAGCTCGCACG
The window above is part of the Bradyrhizobium sp. PSBB068 genome. Proteins encoded here:
- a CDS encoding branched-chain amino acid ABC transporter permease; translated protein: MQALYAQLLVGLINGSFYALLSLGLAVIFGMLNIINFAHGALYMMGAFVAYFLLNLGGINYWWALIIAPVIVGIFGMILERTMLQWLAGLDHLYGLLLTFGIALIVQGVFQNYFGSSGLPYSIPDQLKGGVNLGFMFLPIYRGWVVIFSLVVCLATWFLIEKTQLGAYLRAATENPTLVRAFGINVPRMITLTYGLGVGLAALAGVLSAPINQVRPLMGADLIIVVFAVVVIGGMGSIMGSIITGFALGVIEGLTKFFYPEASNTVVFVLMVVVLLVKPTGLTGRAA
- a CDS encoding branched-chain amino acid ABC transporter permease produces the protein MSALTDDTLPMTPRAMRDEMIVFAVMAVLLAIVPFTGIYPFFVMQALCFALLACAFNLLIGYGGLLSFGHAMFLGTAGYVSAHALKVWGLPPELGIVVGTAAAALLGLVTGYISIKRQGIYFSMITLALSQLLYFLYLQAPFTHGEDGIQGIPQGHLLGIFDLSKPMVLYYVVLAGFLAGFLLIYRTINSPFGEVLKSIRENEPRAISLGYKTDQYKLLAFILSGTLAGFAGSLKVFVAQNASLTDVHWSMSGEIVLMTLVGGLGTIFGPVVGAFVIIAMQQYLAGFGQWVTVIQGVIFVACVLLFRRGLVGELAHLLRRSL
- a CDS encoding DUF47 domain-containing protein, coding for MLRWFRAFLPKEERFFDLFARHAQTSVQCAKALQDMLRGGEETPVFCQRVNQFENDADSVTREVLTAVRRTFITPFDRGDIKNLITSMDDAVDQMQATAKAVMLFEVREFEPPMREIGTLIVECANLVVRALPLLQSIGHNVSMLTQITEELTKLEGRVDDLHDIGLKELFLKHRDANTMDFIVGAEIYDHLEKVADRFDDVANEINSIVIEQV